In Verrucomicrobiia bacterium, the genomic window CGCCCGCCTGTTCCATCTTCTTGCGGGCAAACTCGCGCAGGCTGGGACTGATCTCGGGAAGAATCTGGTCGCGCGAGTGAATCAGGATGACCTTTACATCGGACTTCTGCCACGTGCGAAAATAGCGGGAGCTGTCCCGCAGGAGATCGTTGATTTCGCCGGCGGCTTCCACCCCGCTATAGCCGCCGCCAACCACCAGCACCGTCAGATGCCACGCCCGCCGAGCCGGGTCGCGCGAAACTTCGGCCTGCTCCATTTGTTCCATCAAATGGGCCCGCAGATTGGCGGCGTCGCCGACCGTTTTGAGCGGGATGGAATGGTCCGCCATGCCCGGGACAACGTTGAGGTTGGTAATATTGCCGCAAGCAATCACCAGGTGATCGTAGCCCATCCGGGTGAGCTGCCCGTCCTCGCCCAGGTACTCGACTTCGCTGGTTGCCAGCGAGATGCTCCGCGCCTCTTCGGTGCGGCAAAAGACCCGGGGCAGCAATTGGCGCAACGGGACGATGACATCCAAAGGTTCGATTGACGAACCGACGACCTCCGCCAAAAGAGGGCTGAATACGAGATGATTCTGCCTGTCAAATAAAACAACATCCGCCGCGCCCGGCGGCAATTCGCGGCAAAGGCTGCCGGCGCATTTCACGCCACCAAAGCCCCCCCCAATGATGACAATTCGCTTTTTGTCCATATCCCTCACCCGGCCTTTCTGTTGCACGGGTCCGAGGCGTAGTCAATCCGCCCTGCGGCGTGAGCGGGCTACCTGCTCGTATCGGAGCGCGTCGAGGGTTCACCGGGCCATCACTGTTCGGACCCATTCCTGGTTATCCAAGTACCACCGGACGGTCTCGCGGATGCCTTGCTCGAACTTGTGGGCCGGGACCCAGCCCAGCTCTTTTTGAATCTTGGACGCGTCAATCGCGTAGCGGCGATCGTGGCCGAGGCGGTCCTGAACGAACGAAATCAACTTGCGCGAGTTGCCGCCCAGGCGCGGCGCCAGCTCGTCGATGAGATCGCAGATCAACTCGACGATGCGCAGATTGGCCCATTCATTGTGTCCGCCGATGTTGTAGGTCTCTCCATTGCGCCCTCGCATGAGGACCTGCCAAAGCGCCTCGGCGTGGTCGCGCACATACAACCAATCCCGCACATTCATGCCGTCGCCATAAACCGGAACGGCTTTGCGGGCCAGGACGTTTTGAATCACGACCGGGATGAGCTTTTCCGGGAACTGATATGGGCCATAGTTATTGGAGCAATTCGTGATGACTGTGGCCAACCCGTAGGTGTGGTCATAGGCGCGCACCAGCATATCACTCGAGGCTTTGCTGGCCGAATAGGGCGAATTGGGGGCGTAGGGGGTTGTCTCGGTGAAAAGGCCCTTGGGGCCCAGGCTGCCATAGACTTCATCCGTGGAGACATGGTGAAAGCGTGTGCCGGAGGCCGGAGTTTTCCATTGCGCGCGGCAGGCCTCGAGCAGGTTAAAAGTGCCCACTACGTTGGTATGGATGAAATCTCCCGGGCCGGTGATGGAGCGGTCCACATGGGATTCAGCGGCGAGGTGCATCACGTGCGTGATGTCGTGACGCTTTACCACATCGAAAACGGCTGGCTTATCGCGCAAATCCACTTTCTCGAAGGCGTACTTCGGGTGACGGCTGATTTGGTCGAGATTGGCCAAGTGCCCGGCATAGGTGAGGCAATCGAGGTTGATCAGGCGCTCGACTTCAGGGCTGCCGATGATGTGGTGGATGAGATTGGACCCGATAAACCCGGCGCCCCCGGTGACAAGCAGTTTCATGGATGGGAATAAAGTATCAAACCAGTCATTTCTCGAGAACGTGCGTCAGGCTCTCCTTCCAGTCGGGCAATTGCAGGCCAAAAACGCGCCGGAGCTTTTCAGAGGAGAGGACGGAATAAGCGGGGCGGCGTGCGGGCAACGGATACTCCTGAGTTGCTATCGGCTCGATGAGTTGGCACTTCTTCTGCGCCTCGGGCATGAGGGCCACAATCGCCTCGGCAAACCCGTGCCAGCTTGTCTGACCGGAGGCCGCGAGGTGATAGAGGCCCTCCCAATGGCCGGGCTCGGGGGCCCTGAGGACTTGCGCGAGTGCCTGGGCGGTAGTCTCGGCTATCATTCTGGACCACGTGGGGCACCCGAGTTGATCGCGCACCACACGCAGTTTCTCCCGCTCCCGGGCCAGGCGCATCATGGTGAGCATAAAGTTTTGACCGCGCGCCCCATAAACCCAGCAGAGCCGGAGAATCAAACGGCGGCAGCCGACCTGCTCGATGGCGCGGTCCCCGGCGAGCTTCGAGCGGCCATAGGCGCCCAGCGGGTTGGGGACGTCCTCTTCCACGTATGGGGCCGTTTTGGCGCCGTCGAAAACGTAGTCGGTTGAATAGTGGACTAGAAGCGCGCCGAGGGTTTTGGCCTCTTCTGCCAGTATTCCAGGAGCTATTCCATTGATTTGGTTGCAGCGCTCCGGTTCGGTTTCGGCCTTATCCACGGCGGTGTAGGCGGCGGCGTTGACGAGGAGGGCCGGTGAGGTTTTGCGGACCCAGTTTCGGATGGAGCTGCCATCGGTCAAATCAATCTCGGGATAATCAACGGCGGTTATCTTGCCCAGCGGCGCGAGTGTTCGCCTGAGTTCCCAGCCGACCTGGCCGATGCGGCCAATGATAAGAATGTTCATGGGAAAAGGCGTTCGCGGGCGATGTCTCGCAACAGCAGACCTTTGGCGTCTTTATCGGAGAGGATGGGAGCGGCCATTGGCCACTCGATTGCGAGTTGGGGGTCGTTCCAGAGCAGGGTCATTTCGTCTTTTGGAGAGTAAAACTCAGTGCATTTGTAATGGAACATGGCCGATTCGCTCAGCACAAGAAAACCATGGGCGAAGCCGACCGGCACGAAAAACTGGCGCTTATTCTCGCCCGAGAGATGCGCGGCGTGCCATTTGCCGAAGGTGGGCGAATTCAAGCGTAGGTCAACGGCTACGTCGAAGACCTCACCCTGAAGGACGGAGACGAGTTTGCCCTGGGGGCCTGGGTTTTGGAAATGGAGGCCGCGCAGGATGCCTTGGCGGGATACGGAGAGATTATCCTGAACGAAAGTGGCAGGCACCCCGGCCTGCTGGTAACGTTTTTGGTTCCATGTTTCCATGAAGAATCCGCGCGCATCACCGAACACCTTTGGTTCGAAGATCAGCAAACCCTCAATGTCGCAGCGGATAACATTCATAAGGTGCGGGGGCGGGCTGCGGCTTTAAAGTCCATGCGCGAGTTTCCGGGCTTGCTTCATGACCTTTTGGCCTCGGCGATGACCTCGTTTTCCAGGTAATCCCGGTACTCGCAGCGAGGCATTCGCTGGACCAGCCCCTGTAGTTGTTCGAGCGAAAGAAAGCCGCGCCGGAAAGCAGCTTCTTCGGGGCAACCGATCTTGATTCCCTGCCGCTTCTCGATGGTTTGGACGTACGCGGAGGCTTCATGCAGGCTGCTGCTGGTCCCGGCGTCCAGCCACGCGAATCCACGGCCCAGGCGGTACACGCGCAATTGGCCACGGCGCAGGTATTCGACATTCACATCGGTGATTTCCAACTCGCCGCGGGCCGACGGCTTCAGGCCTTTTGTTACCGGAACCACTGTGTTATCGAACATGTAAAGCCCCGGCACGGCATAGTTGCTTTTGGGTTGCTTGGGTTTTTCTTCAATCGAGATGGCCTTTCCCTTTGCATCGAACTCGACCACCCCGTAGCGTTCGGGGTCGTTGACGTGGTAGCCGAAGATCATGGCGCCAGTCTTGAACTCGGCGAAGGCGCGGTGAAAGCTGTCGCCGCCGTAGAATACGTTGTCGCCCAGTATCAACGTAACCGGGTCCTGGCCGATAAAGGATTCAGCGATGAGAAAGGCCTGTGCGATGCCCTCAGGCTTGGCCTGTTCGCGGTACTCGATGCGCAAGCCCCAGGCGGCGCCGTCTCCCAACAACTGCCGAAACCTCGGCAAGTCCTGTGGCGTTGAAATGAGGCAGAATTCCCGGACGCCTTCTTCGATGAGGGTGGTCAGGGGATAATAAACCATGGGTTTATCATAGACCGGCTGGAGCTGTTTGCTGGCGACCAGTGTCAGCGGAAACAGTCTCGAGCCGGCGCCGCCGGCCAGGATGATGCCTTTCATTTCGGGCGGCAAGATGGGTTAAGGCGTGTCAAAATGCAACGCGAAGCTGTGGCGCCGAGTGCGATAACCAGGACCGAGCCACGGTCTGAGGCGCGCCTCGCTAGGGGATCCTATCCCTTTAGAATCTTTTCTGCTGCGCGTTTGACTGATTTAGCCAGTTCACCAGGGCGCACGACAACAGCGTCGCCGCCCCAACTCAATACCCAACGCTCTACCTCGGCCAGGCTCGAAAGTTTCAGGCGCAACTCGACGCCTCCCTCCTTGAGTTCTCTCAGCTCCTGGGAATCGTGCCATTTCTTTTCCCGCACATAATCCGCCACCTGTTTGTTGAAGCGAATCACCACGCCAAATTCGCCCCGGCCCGAAACGACGCCGAAGCTGTCGCGCAATCGTTGTTCGAGCGAGAATTGCTGGGGCCGGCCAAAGACCTTGCCCGTCATACGAACAGCTTTAATGCGGGCCGGGACAAAGGTCCGGATGTCTTTTCGCAGGTGATCGAAAGCAAAGAGGAACCATTCGCCGTTGATGTTGGCCAAGTGGTAAGGGTCGATAATCCGCGACTCGGGCTGTTGCTGGCCGGGTTTGCGGTAGGTCAATTCGAGTTGCTGCCGGGCAGCGGTGGCCTTGGCAAGGGCATCAAAAATCCCCAGGTCCACTATCGGTTCGGCCCGCGTCCGAAATGAAATCGTGCGCTCCACCTCGGCCAGGTCCAGCGTGATGGTGTCCGGCAAGGATTGTTCCATCTTCCGGATAGCGCTCAGGAGGGGTTTCTCGAAGCTCGTCCCCCGGTATTGTTGGAGAGATTTCTCGGCCACAATCAGCGCAAAAAGTTCTCCTTCGGTAATCTGGACGGTTGGGAAGGCGCTGACTTCCTCGGTGTAAAAGTAGCCCAGCCGCGCTCGATTAAATTCGAGGGGCAAATCGAGCCTGTCCCGCATGAACTCCAAATCCCGGTGGATGGATTTGGTGCTGACCTCGAGTTCGGCGGCGAGCTTCGAAGCATTGGGAAACGCGCCGGTCTGAATCGCCTGATGTATCCGGAGCATCCGCTCGAGAGGAGGCCGGGAATGGAGCGAGTCGATTGCGGCCTTGGGACGCGCTGGCATTTGTCAGTCGATAGAGTCGTGGCTAGCAGCGTGGGCGCCAGCCATTGCGCCGGAGGCGGACGCGCTCCTTCAGACCAGTTTGGCCAGTAATTCCTCGTTGGTCTTGTGCTTCTTGAGCGCGGCTACCAGGGTTTCCATCGCCTCGACCGGGTTCAGATCGACCATCATACGCCGGAGTTTGCGCACGGCTTCGATTTGGTTTTTGGGGAAGAGCTTCTCTTCCTTGCGCGTGCCGCTTTTGGGGATGTCAATGGCCGGAAACAAGCGGCGGTCCGAGAGCTTGCGGTCCAGAATCAGCTCCATATTGCCGGTGCCTTTGAACTCCTGGAAAATCAGTTCGTCCATGCGTGAGCCGGTATCGACCAGGGCGGTGGCGATGATCGTCAATGAACCGCCCTCCTCGATCTTGCGGGCGGAGGCGAACATCTTGCGCGGTATTTCCAGCGCGCGCGCATCAACACCGCCGGTCATGGTGCGGCCGCTGCCGCCATGAACGCTGTTGTAGGCCCGGGCGACTCGAGTGATGGAATCCAGCAACACAAAAACATCTTTACCGGCCTCGACCATGCGGCGGCAACGCTCGATCATGAAACGGGAGAGGCGCACATGCGTTTCCAGGTCCTGGTCGTTGGACGAGGCGACCACCTCGGCTTTGACCGAGCGCTGGAAGTCGGTGACTTCCTCGGGCCGCTCGTCAATGAGCAACACGAGCACGAACACTTCCGGATGATTGGTTGTGATGGCATTGGCCATCTGCTTGAGCACGGTGGTTTTGCCGGTCCGGGGCGGGGCAACAATCAACCCTCTGGTGCCTTTGCCCAGGGGCGTGACCATGTCGATGACCCGCGTCTCGATCAGGTCCGGGCTGGTCTCGAGCCGGTATTTTTCAATCGGGTCGATCGTCGTCAGGTTTTCGAACCGGACGGATTTGGTGTACTCCTCGAAGCGCATGCCGTTGACGCGATCGACCGCCTTGAGCTGGGGGCTATTGCCCCGGTGCGGCGGTTGCGTGGGGCCTTCTACCAGGCTGCCTTCGCGCAAGAAATTGCGTTTAATGGTATCCGGTGTGACGAAGATGTCCGCCGGTTTTGGGTGGAAATGGTTCTCGGCCGTCCGGAGAAAACCGAAGCCTTTTTCGGAGATTTCGAGGTAGCCGGCGCCGAAGTCGGCGGTTACAGGGCTGTTATTGTCGTGTTTGGTCGCTGTACTCATTTTTTATGTGTCTCTCGAAGGCATTCCAGAATTAATCCCCGAAAACTTAGAGCTTTGAATTTTTGGGAAGCCGCTGCACCGGTTGATAAGGCACTGACACAGACCCACCCCGTGCAGCTAACAAACCTTCGATACACGTAATACTTACCGCCAGAGCCTCGCTAGCGCAACTCTTTTTTTGCGACTTTGCGTCTTTCGGTTCCAGCGGCCTGCCGTGCTCAGCCGCCCACCTGGGCCCTTGCTTCAGCGGCCAGCGGCGTGCTGAGGTAACGCTCACCGGTCGAGCAGGCGACCGTCACGATGACTTTGCCCTTGTTTTCCGGGCGTTTGGCCGCCTCGATGGCTGCCCAGACGTTCGCGCCTGAGGAAATCCCGGCCAAAATGCCTTCTTCCTTGGCTAACCGGCGCGCCATGGCGAAGGAGTCGTCGTTGGTCACCTGGATGCATTCAACTATCTGCGCATTGCCTTTGAAATCCTTCAAATGAAGGTTCTTGGGAATGAACCCTGCGCCGGTGCCTTGAATCTTGTGCGGGCCCGGTTTAAGCGGTTGTCCAGCCAGGCATTGCGAAATCACGGGTGAATCCTTCGGTTCGACCGCGATGGCCTGAAATGAGGGCTTGCGCGGCTTGATCACCTCGCAACAACCGGTAATCGTTCCCCCGGTTCCCACTGCCGAGACCAAAATATCGACCTTGCCGTCTGTATCCTGCCAAATTTCTTCGGCGGTAGTTTTGCGATGAATTTCCGGGTTGGCCGGATTGTCGAATTGCTGCGGAATCCACGCATTGGGGGTTTCTTTGGCCAATTGTTCAGCCTTTGCGATGGCCCCTTTCATCCCTTCAGTTCCAGGTGTGAGCACCAGCCGCGCCCCTAACATCGCCAGCAGGGTGCGCCGTTCCAGGGACATCGTCTCGGGCATCGTTAGGATTAATTGGTATCCTTTGGCCGCCGCGACAAATGCCAGCGCGATGCCAGTATTGCCGCTGGTCGGCTCAATGATGACGGTGTTCTTCTTTAAAATCCCGCGCTGCTCCGCGTCTTCGATCATCGACATCCCGATCCGGTCTTTGACGCTGCCCAGAGGGTTGAAGAATTCGCATTTGAGCAGGATAGTGGCGGGGGCTCCGTCGGTCACCTTGTTCAACTTGACCAGCGGGGTGTGGCCTACCGTCTCGACGATATTGTTATAGATGCGTCCCATAAAGTTGTAAACAGTTAGAGCTTGGCTTTCGTTCGGTTAGGAGAATCTGTTACAACACTGTTAGTCAGGCAAGCCTATTTACAAAACATAAAGCCCCTGCCCAACCTTTCGGTCGGACAGGGACTAAATGGGGGATGGGAGTTCGCCAAGCTCTCTTTCCCGTGCTGGCATTGGGCGCCCCGCAGGGCTGCCAGCTTCCCGACGCTATTCTCCACGGCAAGCGGAGTCTTCGGCCTCGTAGCAGGGCCGTCCAGCGCCTTGCGGCCGCTGAATTATCGAGTGAGGCTTTTAAGCTCGCTTGGGCTGGTGGTTGCGCCACCGGCTTGCGAACCAGGCAAAGACACGTTTGTGCCTGCTTGTCCGCGTCTTCACCACGATGCTCCGGGTCTGCCGCCGCTTTTAGCAGCGCGTTCGCCCGGCGCCACGGGTCTCGCCTCTTCTCTCTCAGGTTGCCTTTCACCACAAGCCAGCGGTAGCGTTTGTACCATCGCCGGCGTTTCGGAAGGTTTTCACGGATCCTGCCTAGATCCCGTGCCCTTCCCGGCCCGAGCTCTCACTTTGTCCCGCCTTTCGGCGTCTTTCCTTTGGCTGACCCAAGTTTTTGGTGCCGCCAGAGCCGCTCGTCCGTGCTGATGCACAGTAGCAACCGGATACCCTCTGGGTAACTGCGATTGGCCCGGGCTCGAAACTGGCCCGGACGACTTGACTCGGCTCAGAGCGGTTTCTTATCGCGCCTTGCCGCACAGTTCCTTTTTCGCGTGTACTGACGATGCGCGAACACCGCCAGAGGAACTGGTGAATCCTGCCTCCACCGCCGGACCTCGCGGCCCGGTTTCAAGAGGGGCTGAGCCAACCAGCCTGACTCAACCTTTCCCCAGTTACCTGGGATTATCTTTGAGACATCCAGCCGCAATCTGTTGACTGCCGTTGGAGCATCTCAGTGCTTTCAATGAACTGGCCACAGCTTATCAAAAATTCGTGAGCATACAATGAAAACTTATGCACAGAATTATTCACCAAATCCCGCCTGTCAGTTCTTTGTGAATAATTCATTTCCCTCCGGTAAATTCCGATTCAAGTGTGGCTGCCTCGCCGGAATTATTCACCGTCCGGCAGCTTCAACTCCTGCGGCTGTGAACAACTTCAAACAGGAGATAACAGAAAACAGAGGTGTGAAAGCGAAGCCAGAACTATGTCTTGCACCCTTGTGGCTGCTCACTAAATGGTGAGGCGCCGTTTGTGCCTCCATTGGTCTCAAAGAGCTTCAAAAATCTCTGTTCTCTCCGTTTCCTCCTGTTTCTTTCTGCATGTTTCCGGCTAAGAGCCTATAGGGGAAGGCTGGGTTGCTTTTTTTTCGTTTTTCCGGCGATTTTTTTGCGTTTTAGATAAGCCTTCAGGCGTTTTCGCTTCTCGACCTTGTTGTATTGCTTGCTCATAGTTCTTTACTTCCTCGCTGCAATGCGATTGTTTGGCGCACTATGGTGATTCACAGGCGTCGATTCAATATCTATCTACTGGTGGCGCTGCAGGCGGCTTTGCTTTGCGGCTGCAAGACCGGACAAAGCGAGGCAAAAAAGCAGCTTGGCACCCTTCGGGTGTATGAGGAGGTC contains:
- the cysK gene encoding cysteine synthase A — protein: MGRIYNNIVETVGHTPLVKLNKVTDGAPATILLKCEFFNPLGSVKDRIGMSMIEDAEQRGILKKNTVIIEPTSGNTGIALAFVAAAKGYQLILTMPETMSLERRTLLAMLGARLVLTPGTEGMKGAIAKAEQLAKETPNAWIPQQFDNPANPEIHRKTTAEEIWQDTDGKVDILVSAVGTGGTITGCCEVIKPRKPSFQAIAVEPKDSPVISQCLAGQPLKPGPHKIQGTGAGFIPKNLHLKDFKGNAQIVECIQVTNDDSFAMARRLAKEEGILAGISSGANVWAAIEAAKRPENKGKVIVTVACSTGERYLSTPLAAEARAQVGG
- the rfbA gene encoding glucose-1-phosphate thymidylyltransferase RfbA, giving the protein MKGIILAGGAGSRLFPLTLVASKQLQPVYDKPMVYYPLTTLIEEGVREFCLISTPQDLPRFRQLLGDGAAWGLRIEYREQAKPEGIAQAFLIAESFIGQDPVTLILGDNVFYGGDSFHRAFAEFKTGAMIFGYHVNDPERYGVVEFDAKGKAISIEEKPKQPKSNYAVPGLYMFDNTVVPVTKGLKPSARGELEITDVNVEYLRRGQLRVYRLGRGFAWLDAGTSSSLHEASAYVQTIEKRQGIKIGCPEEAAFRRGFLSLEQLQGLVQRMPRCEYRDYLENEVIAEAKRS
- the rfbB gene encoding dTDP-glucose 4,6-dehydratase, yielding MKLLVTGGAGFIGSNLIHHIIGSPEVERLINLDCLTYAGHLANLDQISRHPKYAFEKVDLRDKPAVFDVVKRHDITHVMHLAAESHVDRSITGPGDFIHTNVVGTFNLLEACRAQWKTPASGTRFHHVSTDEVYGSLGPKGLFTETTPYAPNSPYSASKASSDMLVRAYDHTYGLATVITNCSNNYGPYQFPEKLIPVVIQNVLARKAVPVYGDGMNVRDWLYVRDHAEALWQVLMRGRNGETYNIGGHNEWANLRIVELICDLIDELAPRLGGNSRKLISFVQDRLGHDRRYAIDASKIQKELGWVPAHKFEQGIRETVRWYLDNQEWVRTVMAR
- the rfbC gene encoding dTDP-4-dehydrorhamnose 3,5-epimerase, producing the protein MNVIRCDIEGLLIFEPKVFGDARGFFMETWNQKRYQQAGVPATFVQDNLSVSRQGILRGLHFQNPGPQGKLVSVLQGEVFDVAVDLRLNSPTFGKWHAAHLSGENKRQFFVPVGFAHGFLVLSESAMFHYKCTEFYSPKDEMTLLWNDPQLAIEWPMAAPILSDKDAKGLLLRDIARERLFP
- a CDS encoding WYL domain-containing protein; protein product: MLRIHQAIQTGAFPNASKLAAELEVSTKSIHRDLEFMRDRLDLPLEFNRARLGYFYTEEVSAFPTVQITEGELFALIVAEKSLQQYRGTSFEKPLLSAIRKMEQSLPDTITLDLAEVERTISFRTRAEPIVDLGIFDALAKATAARQQLELTYRKPGQQQPESRIIDPYHLANINGEWFLFAFDHLRKDIRTFVPARIKAVRMTGKVFGRPQQFSLEQRLRDSFGVVSGRGEFGVVIRFNKQVADYVREKKWHDSQELRELKEGGVELRLKLSSLAEVERWVLSWGGDAVVVRPGELAKSVKRAAEKILKG
- the rho gene encoding transcription termination factor Rho, producing the protein MSTATKHDNNSPVTADFGAGYLEISEKGFGFLRTAENHFHPKPADIFVTPDTIKRNFLREGSLVEGPTQPPHRGNSPQLKAVDRVNGMRFEEYTKSVRFENLTTIDPIEKYRLETSPDLIETRVIDMVTPLGKGTRGLIVAPPRTGKTTVLKQMANAITTNHPEVFVLVLLIDERPEEVTDFQRSVKAEVVASSNDQDLETHVRLSRFMIERCRRMVEAGKDVFVLLDSITRVARAYNSVHGGSGRTMTGGVDARALEIPRKMFASARKIEEGGSLTIIATALVDTGSRMDELIFQEFKGTGNMELILDRKLSDRRLFPAIDIPKSGTRKEEKLFPKNQIEAVRKLRRMMVDLNPVEAMETLVAALKKHKTNEELLAKLV
- the rfbD gene encoding dTDP-4-dehydrorhamnose reductase, which encodes MNILIIGRIGQVGWELRRTLAPLGKITAVDYPEIDLTDGSSIRNWVRKTSPALLVNAAAYTAVDKAETEPERCNQINGIAPGILAEEAKTLGALLVHYSTDYVFDGAKTAPYVEEDVPNPLGAYGRSKLAGDRAIEQVGCRRLILRLCWVYGARGQNFMLTMMRLAREREKLRVVRDQLGCPTWSRMIAETTAQALAQVLRAPEPGHWEGLYHLAASGQTSWHGFAEAIVALMPEAQKKCQLIEPIATQEYPLPARRPAYSVLSSEKLRRVFGLQLPDWKESLTHVLEK